The following are from one region of the Silene latifolia isolate original U9 population chromosome 9, ASM4854445v1, whole genome shotgun sequence genome:
- the LOC141599497 gene encoding uncharacterized protein LOC141599497, with product MTNSDSDNPNNNNSLVDPTRQPIYSYHHIENPGIKITQTEFNGNNYDEWAQDFLLALLAKGKSGYIDGTIPKPDATDANFQSWQSQNALVIAWIRLTIHPTLKKSISKRPEARQVWLDIRSRFSQHNDARIYRLQADLMACRQGPTESIMAYYGRLITIWDEIVEADPVDSCPCNPCTCTWVTILDARRERRKVREFLMGLDDRFDSARSQLLGINPLPPLNFIYNRLLQEESMRALNVAKTEPRPDPMAFAARLPNSSRPLTSGRDARPMKHETDDPNRPYCIACLRYGHLYPVCFRVTGKFPEWWGDRPRDRITINEHDLSRTVIPDVQGRAKWAQLKKSTTASTPRAHMVSGRVVDQASSSAAVLDKIDFNSLNPTELDEITQMWHARKNQSLEQLNGPFLEDGDWCG from the exons ATGACAAATTCCGACTCCGACAATCCAAACAACAACAATTCCTTAGTCGATCCCACTCGACAACCAATTTATTCTTACCATCATATCGAAAATCCTGGCATTAAAATCACCCAAACCGAATTCAATGGCAATAACTACGATGAATGGGCCCAAGATTTTCTCCTTGCCCTATTAGCCAAGGGTAAGAGCGGATACATCGACGGCACCATCCCGAAACCTGATGCTACTGATGCTAATTTTCAGTCCTGGCAGTCACAAAACGCCCTCGTGATAGCCTGGATTCGTCTCACTATCCACCCAACTCTCAAAAAGTCGATTTCCAAACGGCCCGAAGCACGACAGGTATGGCTCGATATCCGTTCTCGATTTTCTCAACACAACGATGCTCGTATATACCGTTTGCAGGCGGATCTTATGGCATGTCGTCAAGGGCCGACGGAATCGATTATGGCATATTACGGTCGTCTCATCACTATTTGGGATGAGATTGTTGAGGCTGACCCAGTTGATTCGTGCCCCTGCAATCCGTGTACCTGTACATGGGTAACGATTCTGGATGCTCGTCGTGAACGCCGAAAGGTACGAGAATTTCTTATGGGATTAGACGATCGGTTCGATAGTGCTCGGTCTCAATTACTCGGTATCAATCCTCTTCCTCCTCTTAATTTTATTTATAATAGACTCCTCCAGGAAGAGAGTATGCGTGCTCTGAATGTTGCTAAAACAGAACCCAGACCTGACCCTATGGCGTTTGCGGCTCGTCTACCTAATTCATCTCGTCCTCTCACGTCGGGACGCGATGCCCGTCCTATGAAACACGAAACAGACGACCCGAATAGACCATATTGTATTGCTTGTCTCCGTTATGGTCACCTTTATCCAGTTTGTTTTCGTGTCACTGGAAAGTTCCCCGAATGGTGGGGCGATCGTCCTCGGGATCGAATAACTATTAATGAACATGATTTAAGTCGGACTGTGATTCCCGACGTTCAAGGTCGAGCCAAATGGGCTCAACTAAAAAAATCTACGACTGCCTCTACACCACGGGCTCATATGGTGTCGGGCAGAGTCGTGGACCAAGCATCTTCCTCGGCGGCTGTTCTTGACAAAATCGACTTCAATAGCCTAAACCCCACCGAGCTAGATGAAATTACTCAGATGTGGCATGCTCGAAAAAATCAGTCCCTGGAACAATTAAATG GACCGTTCCTCGAAGATGGTGATTGGTGCGGGTGA
- the LOC141599499 gene encoding type III polyketide synthase B encodes MGFENIKLNGMGKKPTPGKATVLSLGKGFPHTLVMQEFLVDGYFKNTNCDDPELKQKLTRLCKTTTVKTRYVVMSDEILKKCPELAMAGQATVKQRLDICNDAVTEMAIDASKACISDWGRPISDITHLVYVSSSEARLPGGDLYLAKGLGLSPETNRVMLYFSGCSGGVAGLRVAKDIAENNPGSRVLLATSETTIIGFKPPNPDRPYDLVGVALFGDGAGAMIIGSDPDSTENPLFELHTAIQHFLPDTEKIIDGRLTEEGISFTLDRALPQIIEDNIEGFCDKLMSSVGLTSEDYNDMFWAVHPGGPAILNRLEKRLDLSPDKLSASRRALTDYGNASSNTIVYVMEYMIEEGLKKKNGEKNDNDWGLILAFGPGITFEGILARNLTV; translated from the exons ATGGGGTTCGAAAACATCAAACTTAATGGCATGGGGAAGAAGCCAACTCCCGGAAAAGCAACTGTTCTATCTCTTGGTAAAGGTTTCCCTCATACACTTGTGATGCAGGAGTTTCTAGTTGATGGCTACTTCAAGAACACCAATTGCGACGATCCTGAGCTCAAGCAGAAGTTAACTCGGCTAT GTAAGACAACAACTGTGAAAACAAGATATGTGGTAATGTCGGACGAGATTCTAAAGAAATGTCCAGAGCTAGCAATGGCAGGCCAAGCCACAGTAAAACAAAGACTAGACATCTGCAACGACGCTGTAACGGAGATGGCAATTGACGCCTCAAAAGCCTGCATCTCAGATTGGGGCAGACCCATTTCAGACATAACCCACTTGGTTTATGTGTCCTCCAGTGAGGCTCGTTTACCCGGTGGTGATCTCTACCTTGCTAAAGGGCTTGGGCTGAGTCCCGAGACAAACCGAGTCATGCTTTACTTTTCTGGGTGCTCTGGTGGGGTGGCTGGCCTTAGAGTGGCCAAGGACATTGCAGAAAACAACCCTGGTAGCAGGGTGCTATTAGCCACTTCTGAAACAACCATAATTGGATTCAAGCCACCGAACCCTGACAGACCATATGATTTAGTTGGGGTGGCATTGTTTGGTGATGGGGCCGGGGCAATGATAATTGGGTCCGACCCGGACTCAACAGAAAACCCACTTTTCGAGCTGCACACTGCAATCCAGCATTTCCTGCCTGATACTGAGAAGATCATTGATGGTAGGCTAACTGAAGAAGGCATAAGCTTTACTTTAGATAGAGCCCTCCCTCAAATAATTGAGGACAATATAGAAGGGTTCTGTGATAAACTGATGAGTAGTGTCGGATTAACTAGTGAAGATTATAATGATATGTTTTGGGCAGTTCACCCTGGTGGACCTGCGATATTGAACAGGCTCGAAAAGAGGCTTGATTTGTCACCAGATAAGCTGAGTGCTAGCCGAAGGGCTCTGACGGATTACGGGAATGCTAGCAGCAATACAATTGTGTATGTGATGGAGTATATGATTGAAGAAGGGTTGAAAAAGAAGAATGGAGAAAAGAATGATAATGATTGGGGACTGATTTTGGCTTTTGGTCCTGGAATTACATTTGAGGGTATTCTTGCTAGGAATTTAACTGTCTGA